A region of Subtercola boreus DNA encodes the following proteins:
- a CDS encoding rhomboid family intramembrane serine protease → MDHWLSTIPPVLVLLVVFAFVAVESVGVPLPGETILVAATLVSLGGSVSPWAVALAGALGAVVGDSLGYVIGRRFGVRLLYVLARRFPSRFSPDRIHRAIGLMNRWGALAVFGGRFVAFLRVIVGPLAGTLRMPYRRFLVANVAGAVVWSGAVTLVVTMLGRAAEELIHQFTWIALLAVLLGIVVVATIAVYRSRRRAAETAAAVATVPATAGTTATATGAPDAATTAPALTMSDLFETDGSLSPLAASAGLTPGTAGSTAGPGVAGIAGVGAALGAVFAPVGLAIRRTPFTASLLGLFLVAAVATGALWDPIIQRSWYPDIAYGVPSTLDGRWWTVITGTFFARLPIHYAILVVGLLVGVGWAERTFGTFRAFGIFAGGQIVAVVGTSFFLLSARSFDSDWASALTTNYDVGPSGGIFACLAAVLVTLRAPWRLRARFALFAYVTVSLIYIGTMSDIQHFLGVVVVMLVVPFLQPRGSRVGRPSSREWRILAFASLVILAVVEAVGTLLPSDDAGTSALAGTSTWIDVAVDVLVIALIANGVRLGHRLPWVIGVILGVFNVLEFLGLAVYAIVARDFPPNLFVTMTNSSLWIALLVILWLGRGAYRVPWRRSRRIVRQTTDARRTPLAILTNDGGGTLSWMTMWDENQYFVTADGQSFVAYQRRSGVALALGDPIGPADRLGATIAEWVAECERIGLAPALFSVSDATLAVAPEGWTHLQVAEDTIIDLPTLEMTGKKWQVIRSALNRADREKVTFRMTTLADEPWEIVSQVRAISEEWVGDKALPEMGFTLGGVDEALDPHVKTALALDESGTVQGVLSWLPVFGADDTVRGWTLDLMRRRDDGAFRPVMEYLIASSCLHFQAEGALFVSLSGAPLAHAAGYEASGIDAVLDSLGKVLEPLYGFQSLHNFKTKFNPRYERMSLLYRDEGDLPKIALGLTRAFLPHESLLGIAKMGLQR, encoded by the coding sequence CGTGCTCGCCAGGCGCTTCCCCTCCCGGTTCAGCCCCGACCGCATCCACCGGGCCATCGGCCTGATGAACCGCTGGGGCGCCCTCGCTGTCTTCGGCGGCCGGTTCGTCGCGTTCCTCCGGGTCATCGTCGGCCCGCTGGCCGGTACGCTCCGGATGCCGTACCGCCGTTTCCTCGTCGCCAATGTGGCGGGCGCTGTCGTCTGGAGCGGGGCCGTGACCCTCGTCGTGACGATGCTCGGCCGTGCGGCGGAGGAGCTCATCCACCAGTTCACCTGGATCGCGCTGCTCGCAGTGCTCCTCGGCATCGTGGTGGTCGCGACCATCGCGGTGTACCGCTCGCGCCGACGGGCGGCAGAAACGGCGGCGGCAGTCGCCACCGTTCCCGCAACGGCCGGTACCACCGCGACAGCGACCGGGGCCCCCGATGCTGCCACCACTGCCCCCGCCCTCACGATGAGCGACCTCTTCGAGACCGACGGAAGCCTCAGCCCCCTCGCCGCCTCGGCCGGGCTCACCCCGGGGACCGCCGGGAGCACTGCCGGCCCGGGCGTTGCGGGTATCGCGGGTGTAGGGGCCGCGCTCGGCGCTGTCTTCGCTCCCGTCGGCCTGGCCATCCGCCGCACCCCGTTCACCGCCTCGCTCCTCGGGCTCTTCCTCGTGGCGGCGGTCGCCACCGGGGCCCTCTGGGATCCGATCATCCAACGCAGCTGGTATCCCGACATCGCATACGGTGTGCCGTCGACGCTCGACGGCCGCTGGTGGACCGTCATCACGGGCACGTTCTTCGCGCGACTGCCGATCCACTACGCCATCCTCGTTGTCGGTCTCCTCGTCGGGGTCGGCTGGGCCGAGCGCACCTTCGGCACGTTCCGCGCGTTCGGCATCTTCGCCGGTGGCCAGATCGTAGCCGTCGTGGGCACCTCGTTCTTCCTGCTCTCCGCCCGCTCGTTCGACAGCGACTGGGCCAGCGCCCTCACAACGAACTACGACGTCGGGCCCTCCGGCGGGATCTTCGCGTGCCTGGCCGCCGTCCTGGTGACGCTCCGGGCCCCGTGGCGGCTCCGGGCACGGTTCGCCCTCTTCGCCTACGTCACCGTGTCGCTCATCTACATCGGCACCATGTCCGACATCCAGCACTTCCTCGGCGTGGTCGTCGTGATGCTGGTCGTGCCGTTCCTTCAGCCGCGCGGGAGCCGGGTCGGTCGGCCGAGCAGTCGCGAGTGGCGCATCCTGGCCTTCGCCAGCCTGGTCATCCTCGCAGTGGTCGAGGCTGTCGGCACGTTGCTCCCGTCCGACGACGCGGGCACCAGCGCCCTGGCCGGAACGAGCACCTGGATCGACGTCGCCGTCGACGTGCTCGTCATCGCCCTGATCGCGAACGGTGTGCGTCTCGGGCACCGCCTGCCCTGGGTGATCGGCGTGATCCTCGGGGTGTTCAACGTGCTCGAGTTTCTGGGCCTCGCCGTCTACGCGATCGTCGCGCGCGACTTTCCACCGAACCTGTTCGTCACCATGACGAACTCCTCCCTCTGGATCGCGCTGCTGGTCATACTCTGGCTCGGCCGCGGCGCGTACCGGGTACCGTGGCGGCGGTCGCGTCGCATCGTTCGCCAGACGACGGATGCCCGCAGGACCCCGCTCGCCATCCTCACGAACGACGGCGGCGGCACCCTGTCCTGGATGACGATGTGGGACGAGAACCAGTACTTCGTCACCGCCGACGGCCAGAGCTTTGTGGCCTACCAGCGCCGCTCGGGCGTCGCGCTCGCCCTCGGCGACCCGATCGGCCCGGCAGACCGGCTGGGTGCGACCATCGCCGAGTGGGTTGCCGAGTGCGAGCGGATCGGGTTGGCCCCGGCCCTGTTCTCGGTCTCCGATGCCACGCTGGCCGTCGCACCCGAGGGCTGGACGCACCTGCAGGTCGCCGAAGACACGATCATCGACCTGCCGACCCTCGAGATGACGGGAAAGAAGTGGCAGGTCATCCGTTCTGCTCTCAATCGGGCGGATCGCGAGAAGGTCACCTTCCGCATGACCACCCTCGCCGACGAGCCGTGGGAGATCGTCTCGCAGGTGCGTGCCATCTCCGAGGAGTGGGTCGGCGACAAGGCCTTGCCCGAGATGGGCTTCACCCTCGGCGGTGTCGACGAGGCGCTCGACCCGCACGTGAAGACCGCGCTGGCTCTGGATGAATCGGGCACCGTACAGGGCGTGCTGAGCTGGTTGCCCGTGTTCGGTGCCGACGACACCGTGCGCGGCTGGACCCTCGACCTGATGCGGCGGCGCGACGACGGAGCCTTCCGGCCCGTGATGGAGTACCTGATCGCGTCGTCGTGCCTGCACTTCCAGGCCGAGGGGGCCCTGTTCGTGTCGCTCTCGGGTGCTCCCCTCGCGCACGCCGCAGGGTACGAGGCGAGCGGGATCGACGCGGTGCTCGACTCGCTCGGCAAGGTGCTGGAGCCGCTCTACGGATTCCAGTCGCTGCACAACTTCAAGACGAAGTTCAACCCGCGCTACGAACGGATGAGCCTGCTGTACCGTGACGAAGGCGACCTGCCGAAGATCGCGCTCGGGCTCACGCGGGCGTTCCTGCCGCACGAGTCGCTGCTCGGCATCGCGAAGATGGGGCTGCAGCGCTGA
- a CDS encoding aldo/keto reductase family protein, with protein sequence MEFRYLGNSGLKISEITYGNWLTHGSQVENEVARASVAAALENGITTFDTADAYAATAAEKVLGKALKNERRSSIEIFTKVYFPTGSGPNDTGLSRKHIMESIEGSLTRLRTDYVDLYQAHRYDYETPLEETMTAFADIVRQGKALYIGVSEWTAAQIREAASLAHRLGFQLVSNQPQYSMLWRVIEAEVVPASVEAGISQIVWSPVAGGALSGKYKPGAPVPEGSRATDTKGGSQFMTRWLDDDTLTRVQKLQPIADEAGLTMAQLAVAWVLQNPNVASAIIGASKPEQIASNVAAAGVKLEAGQLTAIDEALGDLVTRDPALTVSPAARIG encoded by the coding sequence ATGGAATTCAGGTACCTCGGCAACAGCGGGCTCAAGATCTCGGAGATCACCTACGGCAACTGGCTGACCCACGGTTCGCAGGTCGAGAACGAGGTCGCACGCGCCAGTGTGGCCGCGGCGCTCGAGAACGGCATCACGACGTTCGACACCGCCGATGCGTACGCCGCGACCGCTGCGGAGAAGGTGCTCGGCAAGGCGCTGAAGAACGAGCGGCGATCATCCATCGAGATCTTCACGAAGGTCTACTTCCCGACCGGCTCCGGCCCGAACGACACCGGTCTCAGCCGGAAGCACATCATGGAGTCGATCGAGGGTTCGCTGACCCGGCTCCGCACCGACTACGTCGACCTCTACCAGGCGCACCGCTACGACTACGAGACGCCCCTCGAGGAGACGATGACCGCATTCGCCGACATCGTGCGCCAGGGCAAGGCGCTCTACATCGGGGTGAGCGAGTGGACGGCGGCGCAGATCCGCGAGGCGGCATCGCTCGCCCACCGGCTCGGCTTCCAACTCGTCTCGAACCAGCCGCAGTACTCGATGCTCTGGCGCGTGATCGAGGCCGAGGTGGTGCCCGCCTCCGTCGAGGCCGGCATCTCGCAGATCGTCTGGTCCCCCGTCGCCGGCGGTGCGCTCAGCGGCAAGTACAAGCCGGGTGCTCCGGTACCCGAAGGATCGCGCGCGACCGATACGAAAGGCGGCTCGCAGTTCATGACCCGCTGGCTCGACGACGACACGCTCACCCGGGTGCAGAAGCTCCAGCCGATCGCCGACGAAGCCGGGCTCACCATGGCGCAGCTCGCGGTGGCGTGGGTGCTGCAGAACCCCAACGTCGCCTCGGCGATCATCGGGGCATCCAAACCCGAACAGATCGCGTCGAACGTCGCCGCCGCAGGGGTGAAGCTCGAAGCCGGGCAGCTCACGGCGATCGATGAGGCGCTCGGCGACCTCGTCACGCGCGACCCCGCGCTGACCGTGTCACCGGCCGCGCGGATCGGCTAG
- a CDS encoding oxygenase MpaB family protein — protein MSIFPEAMRNRLRSIFTNQPEGQPQWVLDLQNGDDAGFFAPDSATWAVHGQTATIVAGVRALLMQALHPGAMAGVHDWSRYKEDPLGRLAGTIRWIFTVSYADTATAVGTTNWVLKLHEKVRGTYLDAKDIEKPYSANDPELLSWVHLAFTDSFLATAKLWSTPIPGGPDAYVREWAKAGELMGVPNPPRSEAELAAQLRAFYDAGVLKSDERVAEALQFIRRPPLGKGMMPGYAVLFNGAVSSIPPLYRDMLGLGPARLGPLTLPARASTAAMLGVIGNMLGHDEPSATQARKRLARLAAAERSSRTEA, from the coding sequence GTGAGCATTTTCCCCGAAGCCATGCGCAACCGACTGCGCTCGATCTTCACCAACCAGCCCGAAGGCCAGCCCCAGTGGGTGCTCGACCTGCAGAACGGCGACGACGCCGGCTTCTTCGCGCCGGACTCGGCGACGTGGGCTGTGCACGGTCAGACCGCGACGATCGTCGCGGGGGTGCGTGCACTGCTCATGCAGGCGCTCCACCCTGGGGCGATGGCCGGGGTGCACGACTGGTCGCGGTACAAGGAGGATCCGCTCGGGCGGCTGGCCGGCACCATCCGCTGGATCTTCACGGTCAGCTATGCGGACACCGCCACCGCCGTGGGCACGACGAACTGGGTGTTGAAGTTGCACGAGAAGGTGCGCGGCACCTACCTCGATGCGAAGGACATCGAGAAGCCGTATTCGGCGAACGATCCGGAGCTGCTGTCGTGGGTGCACCTGGCGTTCACCGACTCCTTCCTCGCGACCGCGAAGCTCTGGAGCACTCCGATCCCGGGCGGACCCGACGCGTATGTGCGCGAGTGGGCGAAAGCGGGGGAGCTGATGGGCGTGCCGAATCCGCCCCGTTCGGAGGCGGAGCTGGCTGCACAACTGCGGGCGTTCTACGACGCGGGGGTGTTGAAGAGCGACGAACGGGTCGCGGAGGCGCTGCAGTTCATCCGTCGCCCGCCGCTCGGCAAGGGGATGATGCCCGGCTACGCGGTGCTCTTCAACGGGGCGGTGTCGTCGATTCCGCCGCTGTATCGCGACATGCTCGGGCTCGGACCCGCGCGACTTGGCCCTCTGACGCTGCCGGCCCGCGCGTCGACGGCGGCGATGCTCGGCGTCATCGGCAACATGCTCGGCCACGACGAGCCGAGTGCGACGCAGGCTCGGAAGCGCCTGGCCCGCCTCGCCGCCGCCGAGCGCTCCAGCCGCACGGAGGCGTAG